One window of Anaerolineales bacterium genomic DNA carries:
- a CDS encoding LysR family transcriptional regulator yields the protein MINKQTHHRYLSEETEKKMIELSSLRVFLAAAEEKNFSKAARRLHMSQSAVSQHIQAMEHAYNVELFLRRGRSIALSEAGEALLPMAREMLRSARIMEDSLHNINHEVGGELLIGCSTSAGKYLLPVLLSMFQEEYPAIHPRVKVMSRDNVFERIRDQNIPMGVSSKMLEHRDIECQPLFDDRIFLIVPANHPWASYGQATPDDLVGQKIIMREEFSGTCETVMGEMKKFGITPDMLNVVMELGNPEAIEMAVERGVGIAFVSEMVAARGLAFGRVKKVEVRELDLKRTVYIARHIHHPFTRAHSLFWEFTQTHHDHLNTEIWNSLTRF from the coding sequence ATGATTAACAAGCAAACTCATCACCGCTACTTATCGGAAGAGACGGAGAAAAAAATGATCGAACTCTCATCCCTGCGTGTGTTCCTTGCAGCAGCGGAGGAAAAGAACTTCTCAAAAGCCGCGAGGCGCCTGCACATGTCGCAATCCGCGGTCAGCCAGCATATTCAAGCGATGGAACATGCCTACAACGTGGAACTGTTCCTGCGGCGCGGACGTTCCATCGCGTTAAGCGAGGCGGGCGAAGCCCTCCTGCCGATGGCGCGCGAGATGCTGCGTTCAGCGCGAATCATGGAAGACAGCCTGCACAACATCAACCATGAAGTAGGCGGCGAGTTGCTCATCGGCTGTTCGACCTCGGCGGGAAAGTACCTGCTGCCGGTGCTGCTTTCCATGTTCCAGGAGGAATATCCAGCCATTCATCCACGCGTCAAAGTGATGTCGCGCGATAATGTGTTCGAGCGCATCCGCGATCAGAACATACCCATGGGAGTGTCAAGCAAAATGCTCGAACACCGGGATATCGAATGCCAGCCTTTGTTCGACGACCGAATCTTTCTGATCGTTCCTGCGAACCATCCCTGGGCTTCCTACGGCCAAGCCACCCCAGACGACCTTGTGGGCCAGAAGATCATCATGCGCGAGGAATTTTCCGGTACATGTGAGACGGTCATGGGCGAGATGAAAAAATTCGGCATCACACCCGACATGCTCAATGTTGTCATGGAGTTGGGCAACCCCGAAGCCATCGAAATGGCGGTCGAACGCGGTGTAGGGATTGCCTTCGTTTCTGAAATGGTCGCGGCGCGCGGACTCGCCTTTGGTCGGGTTAAAAAAGTGGAAGTGCGTGAACTCGACCTCAAGCGGACGGTCTACATCGCGCGTCACATCCATCACCCCTTCACGCGTGCCCACTCCCTGTTTTGGGAATTTACACAGACTCATCATGATCATTTGAATACGGAGATCTGGAACAGCCTGACAAGGTTTTAA
- the ccsA gene encoding cytochrome c biogenesis protein CcsA has protein sequence MQQKPILLTILDVLSIIGLGVATYFALVYAPTEAVMGNVQRVFYFHVGTAWVGLVGFVLAAVSGIVYLITKDMKWDRFEVAAVEVSTMFFFITIVLGSIWARPAWNTWWTWDPRLTTAAVTELIYIAYFMLRAGIEDPEKRARFGAVYTLLGGISAPITFMVIRLFRTIHPVVIGNASAAAQGGFDMTPNMLTAMFIALGAFTIIFIDLMWHRIRIGALEEKVEHLKLKVSM, from the coding sequence ATGCAACAAAAACCAATCCTTCTAACCATCCTCGATGTTTTATCGATCATCGGGCTTGGCGTCGCGACCTACTTCGCCCTGGTCTACGCCCCCACCGAAGCCGTGATGGGTAACGTCCAGCGCGTTTTCTATTTCCACGTCGGGACAGCCTGGGTCGGGCTGGTTGGCTTCGTCCTCGCGGCGGTCTCGGGAATCGTTTACCTGATTACCAAGGACATGAAATGGGATCGCTTTGAAGTCGCCGCTGTGGAAGTGAGCACGATGTTCTTTTTCATCACTATCGTGCTCGGCTCGATCTGGGCGCGCCCAGCGTGGAATACCTGGTGGACGTGGGACCCGCGCTTGACCACCGCCGCAGTGACGGAGCTGATCTACATCGCCTACTTCATGCTCCGCGCCGGAATAGAAGACCCCGAGAAACGCGCGCGGTTCGGAGCGGTGTATACATTGCTGGGCGGCATCAGCGCGCCGATCACCTTCATGGTCATCCGCCTCTTCCGCACCATTCACCCGGTTGTCATCGGCAATGCCAGTGCGGCGGCGCAAGGCGGTTTCGACATGACTCCGAACATGCTGACAGCCATGTTCATCGCCCTCGGCGCCTTTACCATCATCTTCATCGACCTGATGTGGCACCGCATCCGCATCGGCGCGTTGGAGGAGAAGGTCGAACACCTCAAACTGAAAGTTTCGATGTAA
- a CDS encoding heme exporter protein CcmB: MTQPSPSFFKAVFAIARKDLAAEFRSRELLSAMLVFSMLVILIFNFALELDVKVRQSVTAGVLWTTFAFAGTLGLNRSMAVEKDRGCMDGLLLAPVDRSAIFFGKAISNLAFMLLVEAIVVPLYAMLYNETRIFQWEFIGVLLLGSIGYIAVGTLLSAMSVQTRTRDVLLPILLFPVAVPVLLASVKASGGIVAGLPLEEILTPLNLLIVYDVVFLAVSYMVFDFVVEE; this comes from the coding sequence ATGACCCAACCCTCTCCATCCTTCTTCAAAGCCGTTTTCGCCATCGCCCGCAAAGACCTCGCTGCCGAATTCCGTTCCCGCGAGTTGCTTTCCGCCATGCTGGTCTTTTCAATGTTGGTTATTCTCATCTTCAACTTTGCGCTGGAACTGGATGTGAAAGTGCGGCAATCCGTAACAGCTGGGGTCTTGTGGACGACATTCGCCTTTGCCGGGACTCTCGGCTTGAACCGTTCCATGGCTGTGGAAAAGGACCGCGGCTGTATGGACGGACTCCTGCTCGCGCCGGTGGATAGGTCCGCGATCTTTTTCGGCAAAGCCATCAGCAACCTGGCGTTCATGCTTTTGGTCGAGGCGATCGTCGTGCCTTTGTATGCAATGCTTTACAACGAAACGCGGATCTTCCAGTGGGAATTCATCGGCGTGTTGCTGCTCGGCTCCATCGGTTACATCGCGGTCGGGACTCTGCTCTCCGCCATGTCGGTGCAGACGCGCACACGCGATGTGTTGCTTCCCATTTTGTTATTCCCTGTGGCGGTGCCAGTGCTGCTGGCGTCCGTCAAAGCCAGCGGCGGAATCGTTGCCGGGCTTCCGCTCGAAGAGATCCTTACGCCGCTCAACCTCCTGATCGTGTACGACGTGGTCTTCCTTGCCGTGTCTTATATGGTCTTCGATTTTGTGGTCGAAGAATAG
- the ccmA gene encoding heme ABC exporter ATP-binding protein CcmA, with protein sequence MIEVKRLVKRFGLKTILKGVDFNVQPGEFVALLGPNGAGKTTFLRILASLSRPSLGSVKVAGYSLPNESANVRARLGVVSHLPLLYPDLTAEENLQFYARMYGISDHQFRISEVLQMVGLEPRRKDLVRTFSRGMQQRLAIGRAVLHDPEVVLFDEPYTGLDQDASEMLDEVLRSVAAKGRTVVMTSHDLARAEDLATRFDVLSRGVIAASGTRDDFKNSNLLDFYRKALEA encoded by the coding sequence ATGATCGAAGTCAAAAGACTCGTCAAACGTTTTGGGTTGAAGACCATCCTCAAAGGGGTGGATTTTAACGTCCAGCCGGGGGAATTCGTGGCATTGCTCGGGCCAAACGGCGCGGGCAAGACCACCTTCCTGAGGATTCTCGCCTCACTTTCCCGCCCATCATTGGGAAGCGTCAAAGTGGCGGGATACTCCCTCCCGAACGAATCTGCCAATGTTCGCGCGAGGCTGGGAGTGGTTTCGCATCTTCCTCTTTTGTATCCCGACCTGACCGCCGAAGAAAATCTGCAATTCTATGCCCGCATGTATGGGATCTCCGATCATCAATTTCGGATTTCCGAGGTTCTTCAAATGGTCGGACTCGAACCGCGCCGCAAGGATTTGGTCCGCACTTTTTCGCGCGGCATGCAGCAGCGACTCGCCATCGGCAGGGCGGTTCTCCACGACCCGGAAGTTGTCCTTTTCGACGAGCCTTATACCGGTTTGGATCAGGACGCATCGGAAATGCTTGATGAAGTCCTGCGCTCCGTCGCCGCGAAGGGGCGCACCGTCGTCATGACCTCTCACGACCTCGCCCGCGCCGAAGACCTCGCCACACGGTTCGACGTCCTTTCCCGCGGAGTTATCGCCGCCTCCGGCACGCGCGATGATTTCAAGAATTCCAACCTGCTCGATTTTTACAGGAAAGCGTTGGAAGCCTGA
- a CDS encoding c-type cytochrome produces the protein MNLRHIIILAVGTFLLAACNVTLAADVTPPPNYVPPTPVPTLGPLYPGQAPDIENGKAIFAEKCAACHGEKGLGDGPQSADLPVSVIPIGLPEFARDATPAKWYATVTQGNLERFMPPFMSLSDQERWDVVAYALTLHSTNEQIELGKTLFEQNCADCSAAFTNLQMMSALSEDDLVKMIREGSHNFPAFGSGFNEDEAYAVAAYIRTLTFALPPAPVAVSATETQVNAEAATPSAEGTVTEGTPQAQVTEEAGAKIIRGQIDNRTGEDLPSGLKVTLHGYDHGTDPSAGPTEILNQQGDVNPDGSYAFEVEIVESQIYLTEVDVNGMKYQSEFAVVPAGAAELVIEPIVIFPTTDDTSALQVKELQIFFDLAGQDAQIFAVYFITNEGEETVLIKMADAQNIPFISFPEGATGLGFETTDNSAPFVPTEDGFAMPPSEEPYGLIAFATIPKSKETKIIQTALLPIGSITLFLPEGVEAKGASFIDGGIQSMQGANFHVYTSPGIDKDSSFEFTLTGAPQNVAESPDITQNQTVLIGVGALGVTLILAGLFMFLRDRNKINDDVEGDDEKDEPYEDTESIMDAVIALDDLHRAGKISDEAYKKRRAELTAAMKRKG, from the coding sequence ATGAATTTACGCCACATCATCATTTTAGCAGTGGGAACATTCCTGCTCGCCGCATGCAACGTCACGCTCGCGGCGGATGTCACGCCTCCGCCCAATTACGTCCCGCCGACGCCGGTGCCCACGCTCGGTCCGCTTTATCCCGGGCAGGCGCCAGACATTGAAAACGGAAAAGCCATCTTTGCCGAAAAATGCGCGGCTTGTCACGGCGAAAAAGGCTTGGGCGACGGACCGCAAAGCGCAGACCTGCCCGTTTCAGTCATTCCAATCGGTCTGCCCGAATTCGCGCGCGACGCGACACCCGCAAAATGGTATGCCACGGTCACGCAAGGCAACCTTGAGCGATTCATGCCGCCGTTCATGAGCCTCAGCGATCAGGAGCGTTGGGATGTGGTGGCGTATGCCCTCACTCTTCATAGCACGAACGAACAGATCGAACTCGGCAAAACTCTTTTCGAACAAAACTGCGCCGATTGTAGTGCAGCTTTCACCAATCTTCAAATGATGTCGGCTCTTTCTGAAGACGATCTCGTAAAAATGATTCGCGAAGGAAGCCATAATTTCCCCGCCTTTGGCAGTGGATTCAATGAAGATGAAGCGTATGCCGTCGCGGCTTATATCCGCACATTGACGTTCGCGCTTCCTCCCGCGCCAGTGGCTGTTTCAGCGACTGAGACCCAGGTCAACGCCGAAGCCGCGACCCCGTCAGCGGAAGGGACCGTCACGGAAGGCACGCCTCAGGCTCAAGTCACGGAAGAGGCGGGCGCAAAAATCATCCGCGGTCAGATCGATAACCGCACCGGCGAAGACCTTCCATCCGGTTTGAAGGTCACACTGCATGGATATGATCACGGCACCGATCCCAGCGCTGGACCGACTGAAATTTTGAATCAACAAGGCGATGTCAACCCCGACGGCAGTTATGCCTTTGAAGTCGAGATCGTCGAAAGCCAGATCTATCTCACCGAAGTGGATGTGAACGGCATGAAGTATCAGTCGGAGTTTGCCGTTGTTCCCGCCGGGGCCGCCGAACTCGTGATCGAGCCCATTGTCATTTTCCCAACCACAGACGATACATCTGCTTTGCAGGTGAAGGAGTTGCAGATCTTCTTCGACCTAGCCGGGCAGGACGCGCAGATCTTTGCGGTGTATTTCATTACGAACGAAGGCGAAGAAACCGTCCTCATAAAAATGGCGGACGCGCAGAATATCCCGTTCATCTCCTTCCCTGAAGGCGCAACCGGGCTCGGCTTCGAAACCACAGATAACAGCGCGCCCTTCGTCCCCACCGAAGACGGTTTTGCCATGCCGCCCAGCGAAGAGCCATATGGGTTGATCGCCTTCGCCACAATTCCAAAATCGAAGGAAACCAAGATCATTCAAACTGCGCTGCTTCCGATCGGCTCGATCACGCTCTTCCTGCCGGAAGGAGTGGAGGCAAAAGGCGCCTCCTTCATCGATGGCGGAATTCAGTCCATGCAGGGCGCGAACTTCCACGTATATACCTCGCCCGGCATCGATAAGGATTCCTCCTTTGAATTCACGCTCACAGGCGCACCGCAAAATGTTGCCGAGTCGCCGGATATCACCCAAAACCAGACTGTTCTGATCGGCGTCGGCGCCCTGGGTGTGACGCTCATCCTCGCCGGCCTTTTTATGTTTCTGCGCGACCGCAATAAAATAAACGACGATGTAGAAGGGGATGACGAGAAAGATGAACCTTATGAAGATACCGAGTCCATCATGGACGCAGTCATCGCCCTCGACGACCTGCACCGCGCCGGGAAGATATCGGACGAAGCCTACAAAAAACGCCGCGCAGAATTGACGGCTGCGATGAAGAGAAAAGGTTAA
- a CDS encoding zinc-ribbon domain-containing protein, producing MELGSIFLVLAVLVIAGMYLYAPFMIRARKLSTNEMHEISALKAERDRVINALQELDFDFKLGKIPEEDYPEQRAELLKKGSEILRKLDELEPILSSAKDAEDRIEKAAAAQRADSSSGVANINDEDIEAMIAARRKQHKSKSAGFCPSCGKPVLTTDNFCPSCGKSLK from the coding sequence ATGGAACTGGGTTCAATATTCCTTGTCCTGGCGGTCCTTGTGATCGCTGGCATGTACCTGTATGCGCCTTTCATGATCCGCGCGCGCAAGCTCTCGACGAACGAAATGCACGAGATCTCGGCATTGAAAGCCGAGCGCGACCGCGTCATCAACGCGCTGCAGGAACTTGACTTCGATTTCAAACTGGGAAAGATTCCCGAAGAGGATTACCCCGAGCAGCGCGCCGAATTGTTGAAGAAAGGTTCCGAGATCCTGCGCAAGCTCGACGAACTCGAGCCGATCCTTTCGTCTGCGAAGGATGCCGAAGACCGCATCGAAAAAGCCGCCGCGGCGCAGCGCGCCGACTCGTCATCCGGCGTCGCTAACATTAACGATGAAGATATCGAAGCCATGATCGCCGCGCGGCGCAAACAGCATAAGAGCAAATCCGCCGGGTTCTGTCCTTCGTGCGGCAAGCCCGTGCTTACCACCGATAACTTTTGCCCGTCGTGCGGAAAGTCTTTGAAGTAA
- a CDS encoding TlpA family protein disulfide reductase, with translation MTESSTPTKRSVPMWAQITIWVFLAGLLALVGFGLNRASNPMAEIGKPVPDFDLVYFEGYEYNGTPEMKLSDLRGKVVLINIWASWCKPCEQEAPELEEAWQLYKDRGDVVFIGVDYVDTPEGAFGYLKKFAITFPNAPDLQSNISSILNRQMGVPETYLIDREGVLRQIKIGPFASLAEIQAFIANAE, from the coding sequence ATGACAGAGTCATCGACCCCGACAAAACGAAGCGTGCCGATGTGGGCGCAGATCACCATTTGGGTGTTCCTTGCGGGCCTGCTTGCGCTGGTGGGATTCGGGTTGAACCGCGCCAGTAATCCCATGGCGGAGATCGGCAAGCCTGTGCCGGATTTCGACCTCGTTTATTTCGAAGGCTATGAATACAACGGCACGCCTGAAATGAAACTTTCCGACCTGCGCGGAAAAGTCGTCCTCATCAATATTTGGGCATCCTGGTGCAAACCCTGCGAACAGGAAGCGCCCGAACTCGAAGAAGCCTGGCAATTGTATAAAGACCGCGGCGATGTGGTCTTCATCGGCGTGGATTATGTGGATACGCCCGAAGGCGCTTTCGGTTATCTGAAAAAATTCGCCATCACCTTCCCCAACGCGCCGGACCTGCAATCGAACATTTCGAGCATTCTGAACCGCCAGATGGGTGTGCCGGAAACCTATTTGATCGACCGTGAAGGCGTCCTGCGGCAGATCAAGATCGGTCCCTTCGCCTCGCTGGCGGAGATCCAGGCTTTCATCGCAAACGCGGAATAG
- a CDS encoding cytochrome c-type biogenesis protein CcmH: MNNYKLRITNYGFLALAFVLVATGLFYQTALAQEPTPTDDEVNAIAKQLYCPVCENTPLDVCPTEACRQWRELIRQQLAEGRTEEEIKQYFVNNYGARVLSEPPRTGFNWLVYVVPPVLLLIGAAVLFNAFRAWTKPKVAASASGSGREAETSSVDDEYIKRMEEELKKRK, encoded by the coding sequence ATGAACAATTACAAATTGCGAATTACCAATTATGGGTTTCTCGCGCTTGCGTTTGTTCTCGTGGCAACTGGTTTGTTTTACCAGACCGCCCTTGCCCAGGAACCCACCCCCACCGACGATGAGGTCAACGCGATCGCCAAGCAGTTGTATTGCCCGGTGTGCGAGAACACGCCGCTGGATGTCTGCCCGACCGAAGCATGTCGCCAGTGGCGCGAATTGATCCGCCAGCAGCTGGCGGAGGGCAGGACCGAGGAAGAGATCAAACAATATTTCGTGAACAACTACGGTGCGCGCGTGCTTTCCGAACCGCCGCGCACGGGATTCAACTGGCTTGTTTACGTCGTCCCGCCGGTTTTGTTATTAATCGGAGCAGCCGTACTCTTCAACGCGTTTCGAGCGTGGACAAAACCCAAAGTTGCAGCATCCGCTTCAGGCTCGGGCAGAGAGGCGGAGACATCCTCTGTTGATGATGAATACATAAAGCGGATGGAAGAAGAATTGAAAAAAAGAAAATAA
- a CDS encoding heme lyase CcmF/NrfE family subunit, with the protein MLPEFGYGVLLVSFIVTVYSGFAAWYGVRNGSASLVESARRAQLLTFPLISISAAVLIYLLVNNHFEVSFVYEVTSQSMPTYLKVTAWWGGQAGSLLFWAWLLAMFTSAVTIRKWDRDLEFLPWVIVVSSITLAFFVGMVVFYENPFTRFWDVGGQVVPSLFAPSASATVFTPQDGQGLNPLLRHPGMVIHPPMLYLGFVSFVIPYAFAMAALITGRTDDRWIRITRRWTLWAWLFLSMGLVLGGRWAYDVLGWGGYWGWDPVEIAAFMPWLTGTAFLHSVMIQEKRGLLKHWNMILVILTYSLVVFGTFLTRSGVLSSVHAFANSPIGPMFMAFVSLTLVASVALLIKRWPELKSETEMKSMLSREALFLFNNLLFMGILVVCFWGVISPLASELFTGTKITVGPPYYERATGPLFAGLLFLMAIAPLSAWGHSTVQTLGRALWKSALLASILTVVLVFTYTKNVYALIGFFLIAFVLSATVHEFWRGANARMKAQNENFFTSLGRLMGRNRRRYGGYIIHISMALMAIGILGIEIFQKETQGTIAAGESLELGEYRVEYRELASWDDFGAGVNYTRSVVDIYENGVFIGQLFPRIDYYYDSQQNMTIPGQHATLRDDLYILLVDWQPVSSQGATFKIYVNPLVNWLWIGSLTFLLGLIFAAWPDKDPADEPIRRKVGVVNRQTSAAD; encoded by the coding sequence ATGCTCCCAGAATTTGGATACGGCGTTTTATTGGTAAGTTTTATCGTCACGGTGTACAGCGGGTTCGCCGCCTGGTACGGAGTCCGCAACGGATCCGCCTCCCTCGTGGAGAGCGCGCGACGCGCCCAATTGCTCACTTTCCCTCTAATTTCGATTTCGGCAGCGGTTTTGATCTACCTGCTGGTGAACAATCACTTCGAGGTTTCATTCGTGTACGAAGTGACCAGCCAAAGCATGCCCACATACCTAAAAGTGACCGCCTGGTGGGGCGGACAGGCGGGTTCGCTTTTGTTCTGGGCATGGCTGCTGGCGATGTTCACTTCCGCAGTCACCATCCGCAAATGGGACCGCGACCTTGAATTCCTGCCGTGGGTGATCGTGGTTTCCTCCATCACACTTGCATTTTTTGTCGGCATGGTGGTCTTCTACGAAAATCCGTTCACGCGTTTCTGGGATGTCGGCGGGCAGGTCGTTCCAAGTTTGTTTGCTCCATCCGCCAGTGCGACCGTGTTCACCCCGCAAGACGGTCAGGGATTGAATCCGCTTCTGCGCCACCCGGGCATGGTCATTCATCCGCCCATGCTTTATCTCGGCTTTGTCTCTTTCGTCATCCCCTACGCCTTTGCGATGGCCGCGCTCATCACGGGCCGCACCGATGACCGCTGGATCCGCATCACGCGCCGCTGGACGTTGTGGGCGTGGCTCTTCCTCTCGATGGGACTCGTCCTTGGCGGGCGCTGGGCATACGATGTGCTGGGCTGGGGCGGTTATTGGGGCTGGGACCCGGTCGAGATCGCAGCATTCATGCCGTGGTTGACGGGGACCGCGTTCCTGCATTCCGTCATGATCCAGGAAAAACGCGGCCTGCTCAAACACTGGAACATGATCCTCGTCATCCTGACCTATTCGCTGGTCGTATTTGGAACATTCCTGACGCGCTCAGGCGTTCTTTCATCGGTGCATGCGTTCGCGAACAGCCCGATCGGTCCGATGTTCATGGCATTCGTTTCATTGACTCTCGTCGCTTCGGTGGCTTTGCTGATCAAACGCTGGCCTGAATTGAAAAGCGAAACGGAAATGAAATCCATGCTTTCGCGTGAGGCGTTGTTCCTTTTCAATAACCTGCTCTTCATGGGCATCCTTGTCGTCTGCTTTTGGGGCGTGATCTCGCCGCTGGCATCGGAACTTTTCACCGGAACGAAAATCACTGTTGGTCCCCCCTACTATGAACGCGCGACGGGTCCATTGTTTGCCGGCCTGCTTTTCTTGATGGCGATCGCGCCTCTTTCGGCGTGGGGACATTCCACCGTGCAGACTCTCGGCCGCGCTTTGTGGAAGTCCGCCCTCCTCGCTTCCATTTTGACCGTTGTGCTGGTTTTCACCTATACAAAAAACGTCTACGCCCTGATCGGATTCTTCCTCATCGCTTTTGTGCTGTCCGCAACGGTGCATGAATTCTGGCGCGGTGCAAACGCAAGGATGAAAGCCCAAAACGAAAACTTTTTCACCTCCCTCGGCCGCCTGATGGGACGCAACCGCCGCCGTTACGGAGGATACATCATCCACATCAGCATGGCGCTGATGGCGATCGGCATTCTGGGAATCGAGATCTTCCAGAAGGAAACGCAAGGAACGATCGCCGCGGGCGAATCCCTGGAACTGGGCGAATACCGCGTGGAATACCGCGAACTCGCCTCATGGGATGACTTTGGTGCAGGCGTGAACTACACCCGCTCCGTCGTGGATATTTACGAGAACGGAGTCTTCATCGGCCAGCTCTTCCCGCGCATCGACTATTACTACGACTCGCAACAGAATATGACCATCCCGGGTCAACACGCCACGCTGCGAGATGACCTGTATATCCTCCTTGTGGACTGGCAGCCTGTTTCCAGTCAGGGCGCGACGTTCAAGATTTACGTCAACCCGCTGGTGAACTGGCTGTGGATCGGCAGTCTCACCTTCCTGCTCGGTCTCATCTTCGCCGCCTGGCCCGATAAAGATCCAGCCGACGAACCCATCCGGCGCAAGGTGGGTGTTGTCAATCGACAGACAAGCGCGGCGGATTAA
- a CDS encoding cytochrome c maturation protein CcmE, whose protein sequence is MQKNKFIIGGVLILAAVVYLIASSTQASAEYFMTVDELKAEGPAALNKSLRLSGAVLGDTIQYDASTLTLTFEIAHVPGDNAEIEAQGGLAVVLHEAVSDPSRARIKVVYEGVLPDLLRNEAQAIMTGKLGEDGVFHAEELLLKCPTKYEEAVPDQSASN, encoded by the coding sequence ATGCAGAAAAACAAATTCATCATCGGCGGTGTGCTCATTCTGGCGGCTGTCGTATATCTCATCGCTTCGTCCACCCAGGCCAGCGCGGAATATTTCATGACCGTGGACGAGCTGAAAGCGGAGGGTCCGGCGGCCTTGAACAAGAGTCTGCGTCTCTCCGGGGCGGTGCTGGGCGATACGATCCAGTATGACGCGAGCACTTTGACCCTGACGTTCGAAATTGCGCATGTGCCCGGCGATAACGCCGAGATCGAGGCGCAGGGCGGTCTGGCGGTCGTCCTTCATGAAGCCGTCAGCGACCCAAGCCGCGCGCGCATCAAGGTCGTTTATGAAGGCGTCTTGCCCGACCTGCTCCGCAACGAAGCGCAGGCGATCATGACCGGCAAACTCGGCGAAGACGGTGTTTTCCATGCCGAGGAGTTGCTGCTCAAGTGCCCGACAAAATACGAAGAGGCTGTGCCGGATCAGTCGGCATCGAATTAA